Proteins from a single region of Abyssalbus ytuae:
- a CDS encoding RagB/SusD family nutrient uptake outer membrane protein: MKNRIKIITFLFLSLGFFACDDEINDLQPFIEGNPETFFNSVQTFQYGVDGAYRQFWNYYSSPSAGLQGIPDIMSDNAILVQTGRKSNEDYFDYRYVASTGASSPDVSAVTLYWSEAYEAVNVANLVIGQIDNLADSPEKNNILGQALAIRAYAHFDLARVYAKIPTQSSDANSSPGIVYLKVEDGDTGNPFAQPSRETVAENYTEIIEDLELASQLIADENGEGRLDRNAVFGILSRIYLYNGDYQKAIDAANEVTTPIATPDQLAGVYTDSNEAGIVFKLGVNTSSESNFNNVGVLYSQSNSSATISEYAIDFEFFNSINSNDIRRDIIQFVGTNQGNDYNAIKKFLGEEGQVNGRVDIKVIRAAEVILNKAEAQFELDMETEALATLDMLRDQRFTSYTGGETGQNLEDAIQFNRRVELAFEGHRFFDLKRRGEPISRSNNGDIIDGSGTPAEVLTLSADDHRFQFPIPSAERTANPNLDQNGGY, from the coding sequence ATGAAAAATAGAATAAAAATTATAACCTTTTTATTTCTATCACTTGGCTTTTTTGCATGTGATGATGAAATAAACGATTTGCAACCCTTTATAGAAGGAAATCCAGAAACTTTTTTTAATTCAGTTCAAACATTTCAATATGGTGTAGACGGTGCTTATAGACAATTTTGGAACTATTACTCAAGTCCAAGTGCTGGACTGCAAGGCATTCCAGATATCATGTCTGATAATGCCATTTTAGTTCAGACAGGAAGAAAATCTAATGAGGATTATTTTGATTATAGATATGTAGCAAGCACAGGAGCTTCCAGTCCAGATGTTAGCGCAGTTACACTATACTGGAGTGAGGCCTATGAAGCTGTAAATGTTGCAAATTTAGTGATTGGACAAATAGATAATTTGGCAGATAGCCCAGAGAAAAATAATATCTTAGGTCAAGCCTTAGCAATTAGGGCATATGCCCATTTTGATTTAGCAAGAGTATATGCAAAAATACCTACTCAAAGCTCCGATGCTAATTCTTCACCAGGTATAGTTTATCTTAAAGTTGAAGATGGAGATACAGGAAACCCTTTTGCTCAACCATCAAGAGAAACGGTTGCAGAAAATTATACCGAGATAATTGAAGACTTAGAGCTCGCCAGTCAATTAATTGCAGATGAAAATGGAGAAGGCAGGTTAGATAGAAATGCTGTTTTTGGGATTTTATCCAGAATCTATTTATACAATGGGGATTATCAAAAAGCTATTGATGCAGCAAATGAGGTTACTACACCTATAGCAACTCCTGACCAGTTGGCCGGTGTATATACAGACTCTAACGAAGCTGGTATAGTATTTAAGTTAGGGGTAAATACATCTTCAGAAAGTAACTTTAATAATGTAGGAGTGCTATATAGTCAATCTAACAGTAGTGCAACAATTTCTGAATATGCAATTGATTTTGAATTCTTTAATAGTATAAATTCAAACGATATTAGAAGGGATATTATTCAATTTGTTGGAACAAATCAAGGAAATGATTACAATGCTATTAAAAAATTCTTGGGAGAAGAAGGACAGGTAAATGGTCGAGTAGACATAAAAGTGATTAGGGCAGCTGAAGTAATACTTAATAAAGCAGAAGCTCAATTTGAACTGGATATGGAAACAGAGGCTTTAGCAACTTTAGATATGTTGCGTGATCAACGTTTTACAAGTTATACAGGTGGTGAAACAGGTCAGAATCTAGAAGATGCCATACAATTTAACAGAAGAGTTGAACTTGCATTTGAAGGACATAGATTTTTTGATTTAAAGAGAAGGGGTGAACCTATTTCAAGATCGAATAATGGGGACATTATAGATGGATCAGGTACTCCTGCTGAAGTCCTTACATTATCTGCAGATGATCATAGATTTCAGTTCCCCATACCATCAGCAGAAAGAACTGCAAATCCTAATTTAGATCAAAATGGTGGATATTAA
- a CDS encoding SusC/RagA family TonB-linked outer membrane protein, which translates to MRTKSSRFLTLLLAFIVHISFAQDKTISGNVTDQDGLPLPGANVVVKGSTVGTQTDFDGNYSIEASVGQTLIFSFIGQQTAEKVVGSSSIINIQLVEDAEALEEVVVTGYGNRSRDLSTSSVSTVSTEKIEAFVPSTSLDNILQGQAAGVQVTAANGRPGQTAFVQIRGIGSINAGTTPLYIVDGTPVNDDFINNINPNDIASFSILKDAATASLYGSRGANGVVVITTKRGSAGDARISFRSSVGFGERIPDPFDLMNAEQKLEIERQYAELGVNAAQSLPGATASPEQLALLRSLDTNWEEELLRKSFIQSNSLSISGGDEKLTYFLSLGYDKNTGIIDRIDGFERVSARLNTTYQAKDWLGIGANISVARNTTDLPRDRNNVQNPFRAMYDYLPYEPLYLRDNQGNIVTEADGSPVYNPTSTGFPIALALQTEPENNRNFLILGSLYADVQFSEKLSNRFTIGATSNRYNRTNRSIAGGVLQGFIGDANFPGTQTDNFELNFQYNVNNVFTYSDTFNDVHNLSASFLLEYNENIYTDLFATSRGFPTPDIAYQDIAAEPTSAGSEERRNRLFSQGLFVDYDYDGKYIASASIRRDGSTRFGPDNKYGYFYSGSVAWNIAKESFMEDSFFNNLKLRASYGTSGNQDIDDFEYLDLLDFSNTYNGNTTALPVGAGNPEIQWESQAILDIGLEFGIFNNRINGVFDYFKRNSKDLLLKRPISQTVGDEDNSILANIGEVENRGLEISLNADIIRKEDLIWTIGGNIAFLDNEVKELVNGEDIINGNTILREGEEINSFYLVRYAGVNPANGEPLYYDEDGNITNSYSDNFQTLLKGKSPAAKLEGGFYTSLKYKGFGLRGDFVYKSGNYIINFQRSAGISIGNIDSNLRVEAFNYWKQPGDQNVHPSPLFQDTADQTSTRFLEKGDYIRLRTLTLDYILPHRFTQNIGLDSVRFFASGQNLLTFSEYEGDPEIGLGSAETAEEGDEGFVPGEFSLFSYPQTRSYTFGIEIGF; encoded by the coding sequence ATGAGAACAAAGTCTAGTAGATTTTTAACGCTGCTATTGGCGTTTATTGTGCATATATCTTTTGCACAAGATAAAACGATCTCTGGTAATGTGACCGATCAGGATGGTTTACCATTACCCGGAGCTAACGTTGTAGTAAAAGGTTCCACAGTAGGAACTCAAACAGATTTTGACGGGAACTATTCAATAGAAGCCAGTGTGGGTCAAACACTTATCTTTTCTTTTATTGGACAACAAACAGCAGAAAAAGTTGTTGGATCTTCAAGTATTATAAATATACAACTTGTGGAAGATGCTGAAGCCTTAGAGGAAGTAGTAGTAACTGGTTATGGAAATAGATCTCGTGATCTTTCAACATCTTCTGTTTCAACTGTAAGCACTGAAAAAATCGAAGCTTTTGTACCTTCAACCAGTCTTGACAATATACTTCAAGGACAAGCCGCAGGTGTACAAGTAACAGCTGCAAATGGTAGGCCTGGTCAAACTGCTTTTGTTCAAATTAGGGGGATAGGATCTATTAATGCTGGAACAACTCCACTATATATAGTTGATGGAACTCCGGTTAATGATGACTTCATAAATAATATTAACCCTAATGACATAGCTTCTTTCTCTATTTTAAAAGACGCAGCAACAGCATCTCTTTATGGATCAAGAGGAGCGAATGGTGTTGTAGTAATTACTACTAAAAGAGGTTCTGCCGGAGATGCAAGAATCTCATTCAGATCATCAGTAGGTTTTGGAGAAAGAATACCTGATCCTTTTGATCTGATGAATGCTGAACAAAAACTTGAAATCGAGAGACAATATGCTGAACTTGGAGTAAATGCAGCTCAAAGTTTGCCAGGGGCAACCGCTAGTCCGGAGCAACTAGCCCTATTACGTTCACTTGACACAAATTGGGAAGAAGAACTTTTAAGAAAATCCTTTATTCAGTCCAATTCACTAAGTATTTCTGGTGGAGATGAAAAATTAACATACTTTCTTTCGCTAGGTTATGACAAAAACACTGGGATCATTGATAGAATAGATGGATTTGAACGTGTTTCCGCCCGATTAAATACTACATACCAGGCAAAAGACTGGTTAGGGATAGGAGCTAATATTTCAGTTGCTAGAAACACTACTGATTTACCTAGAGATAGGAATAATGTGCAAAACCCTTTTCGGGCAATGTATGATTATTTGCCCTATGAACCACTATATTTAAGAGATAACCAAGGAAACATTGTTACTGAGGCAGATGGATCTCCTGTTTACAACCCTACTTCTACTGGCTTCCCAATCGCTTTAGCTCTACAAACAGAACCGGAAAATAACAGAAATTTTCTTATTCTTGGTAGCTTATATGCTGATGTACAATTCTCAGAAAAATTATCAAACCGTTTCACAATCGGAGCTACCAGTAACCGTTATAACCGAACTAACCGTTCTATTGCCGGTGGTGTACTTCAAGGCTTCATCGGAGATGCTAATTTCCCCGGAACACAAACCGATAATTTTGAATTAAATTTTCAATATAATGTGAACAATGTATTTACTTATTCTGACACATTCAATGATGTTCATAACTTAAGTGCAAGTTTTTTATTAGAGTACAACGAAAACATATACACTGATTTGTTTGCTACAAGTAGAGGTTTCCCAACCCCTGATATTGCTTATCAAGATATTGCTGCTGAACCTACCTCTGCAGGAAGTGAGGAAAGGAGAAATAGACTTTTCTCCCAGGGTCTATTTGTAGATTATGATTATGATGGTAAATATATTGCATCCGCATCTATAAGACGGGATGGATCAACTCGTTTTGGACCAGATAATAAATATGGCTATTTCTACAGCGGGAGTGTTGCATGGAATATTGCCAAGGAAAGTTTTATGGAAGATTCATTTTTTAATAATTTAAAATTAAGAGCTTCATACGGTACTTCCGGTAATCAAGATATTGATGATTTTGAATATTTGGATTTATTAGACTTTTCAAACACATACAATGGTAACACTACTGCTCTTCCCGTAGGAGCCGGAAATCCGGAAATTCAATGGGAATCACAAGCAATCTTAGATATAGGTTTAGAATTTGGTATATTCAACAACAGAATAAATGGGGTGTTTGATTATTTCAAAAGAAACTCTAAAGACCTTCTTTTAAAAAGACCTATTTCTCAAACCGTGGGAGATGAAGATAATTCGATTCTTGCAAATATTGGTGAAGTTGAAAACCGAGGGCTTGAAATCTCTTTAAATGCAGATATAATAAGAAAAGAAGATCTTATTTGGACAATTGGGGGAAACATTGCCTTTCTTGATAATGAAGTGAAAGAACTGGTTAATGGAGAAGATATTATAAACGGCAATACTATACTCAGAGAAGGTGAAGAAATAAATTCTTTTTACTTAGTGAGATATGCCGGAGTAAACCCCGCAAATGGTGAACCTTTGTATTATGATGAAGATGGTAATATAACAAATAGTTATAGTGATAATTTCCAGACTCTATTGAAAGGTAAATCTCCAGCGGCTAAATTAGAAGGTGGATTTTATACCTCACTAAAATACAAAGGCTTCGGTTTACGCGGTGACTTTGTTTATAAATCAGGGAACTATATCATTAACTTCCAACGTTCAGCAGGAATATCTATCGGAAATATTGATTCTAACTTAAGAGTTGAGGCCTTTAATTATTGGAAGCAGCCGGGTGATCAAAATGTACATCCAAGTCCATTGTTTCAAGATACAGCAGATCAAACTTCTACCAGATTTCTTGAAAAGGGGGATTATATCAGGTTAAGAACACTTACTTTAGACTATATTTTACCACACAGGTTTACTCAAAACATTGGTCTTGATTCTGTTAGATTTTTTGCATCGGGTCAAAATTTGCTCACATTTAGTGAATATGAAGGAGATCCTGAAATTGGTTTAGGTTCTGCTGAAACAGCGGAAGAAGGAGATGAAGGATTTGTTCCTGGAGAATTTTCTTTATTCAGTTATCCACAAACAAGATCATATACATTTGGAATTGAAATCGGATTTTAA
- a CDS encoding SusD/RagB family nutrient-binding outer membrane lipoprotein, translating to MNTKYKISLFVLAVLIIFSACETVDLDVNDDPNNATPEASDITLLTNGAMLNFSKWISEEDEDNRAGFEAGMEVVRMLHMYGPLYDNAYEPGDFDDIWRQAYAGHLVDIKTIKEIGTETGLLHHVGVAQVLESYTLTTLVDYFGDIPYTQALQGAAEFNPIVDDDAEVYAIALTLLDNAIANLESEPPTSIASTGDVFFFGNISKWITLAKTLKLRIYNNTRLVDPAASQAGINALLADGDIIDEASEDFSVFFGSQSSAPDIRHPQFINNYENTPSGEYMSMYFMNLLVNGFDSGPDPRLRYYIYRQVEEFPEADAQGIFDFPCLAESYPTHYTPGVDPFCTSIGSGYWGRIHGDAQGLPSDSDKISTWGTYPIGGTFDNNSFSAVTRTSGMGGAGIQPVILSSYVYFIRAEAALELGTNDDAATMLEAGMRASFDKVINFDPTTIGDPFAATSGDVDDYIADILADFGAASEEEKLNIIMTQAYIAAWGNPVEPYNNYRRTGMPLEIQPTQSANPGVFIHSFKYPSVAIDNNPNINPKENQGIRVFWDLNTTNLDF from the coding sequence ATGAATACAAAATATAAAATATCTTTATTTGTACTAGCAGTACTAATAATATTCAGTGCCTGCGAGACGGTAGATTTAGATGTAAATGATGACCCTAATAATGCTACACCTGAGGCTTCTGACATTACCCTTTTAACAAATGGGGCTATGTTAAATTTTTCAAAGTGGATTTCAGAAGAAGATGAAGATAATCGGGCTGGTTTTGAAGCTGGCATGGAAGTGGTAAGAATGTTGCACATGTACGGCCCTTTATATGATAACGCTTATGAGCCAGGTGATTTTGATGACATATGGCGACAAGCTTATGCAGGACACCTTGTTGATATCAAAACTATTAAAGAAATTGGAACAGAGACAGGATTACTTCACCATGTAGGGGTGGCACAAGTTTTAGAATCTTATACATTAACTACACTTGTAGATTATTTTGGTGACATTCCTTATACTCAAGCTCTTCAAGGAGCAGCAGAATTTAACCCGATTGTGGATGATGATGCAGAAGTTTATGCAATAGCACTTACTCTACTAGACAATGCCATTGCAAATCTTGAAAGTGAACCTCCCACTTCAATTGCTTCTACAGGAGATGTTTTCTTCTTTGGAAATATTTCAAAATGGATCACTTTAGCTAAAACCTTGAAATTAAGAATTTACAATAACACAAGATTAGTAGATCCCGCTGCTTCTCAAGCTGGAATTAATGCTTTACTTGCCGATGGAGATATAATAGATGAAGCTTCGGAAGACTTCAGTGTATTTTTCGGATCCCAATCTTCCGCACCAGACATCAGGCATCCTCAATTCATAAACAATTATGAGAATACACCAAGTGGCGAATATATGTCCATGTACTTTATGAATTTATTAGTAAATGGTTTTGATTCAGGACCCGATCCAAGGTTAAGATATTATATCTACAGACAGGTAGAGGAATTTCCTGAAGCTGACGCTCAAGGTATATTTGATTTTCCGTGTTTAGCTGAAAGCTACCCTACACATTATACTCCTGGTGTTGATCCCTTCTGCACCTCTATTGGCAGTGGATATTGGGGAAGAATTCACGGAGATGCTCAAGGATTACCTTCAGATTCCGACAAAATTTCCACCTGGGGTACTTATCCTATTGGCGGAACTTTTGACAATAATTCATTTTCAGCAGTTACTAGAACATCAGGAATGGGAGGAGCTGGAATTCAACCTGTCATACTCTCCTCTTATGTATATTTCATAAGAGCAGAAGCAGCTTTAGAGTTAGGCACCAATGACGATGCCGCTACAATGCTTGAAGCTGGTATGAGGGCATCATTCGATAAAGTTATTAACTTTGATCCCACTACAATTGGAGATCCCTTTGCTGCAACTTCCGGTGATGTAGATGATTATATTGCGGATATTTTAGCTGATTTTGGAGCCGCTTCAGAAGAAGAAAAATTAAATATCATAATGACTCAGGCTTATATAGCTGCTTGGGGAAATCCTGTAGAACCATATAATAATTACAGACGTACAGGCATGCCATTAGAGATACAACCAACACAATCAGCAAATCCTGGTGTATTTATTCATTCGTTCAAATACCCTTCAGTTGCCATTGACAACAACCCTAATATTAATCCAAAAGAAAATCAAGGAATTAGGGTATTTTGGGATCTTAACACAACTAATTTAGATTTTTAA
- a CDS encoding SusC/RagA family TonB-linked outer membrane protein: MRTKFSRFLTLLLVFFAQIVFAQEKTISGNITDQDGLPLPGANIVVKGTTTGTQTDFDGNYSITASVGQTLIFSYVGQVTEERTVGSSNVINIQLLEDAQALEEVVVTAQGIRREKKALGYAVSTLQGEDISERPETDVARALSGQVAGVNILGGSGMVGSGTNITIRGFSTMTGDNQPLIIVDGVPFSNSTNETSTFSTSESGNNSASRLLDLDPNNIADLSVLKGLSATTLYGEQGRNGVILITTKSGSGKASSNKLEITVNSSYYVEKISSTPDYQDRYGGGWQNSRGKAFSNWGSEFTTPYEQIEHIYSGNSYSSVQQGGGSFDASFPEFAGNTTYQYKPYNSVDNFFETGYTAINNINVSKSSESTNISLSYTNSDQKGFTPNNTLRRDNFNIGGFAQLTNNFSFRGTVTYSSTNKKSPPNAASTGASNLSAGGSGIFANVLYTPRSVDLMGLPWEDEQHRSVYYRTENSIQNPRWTAQNEIDQEVTDRTFLSMAATYNFNEWISATWRTGLDSYNETASFRVNKGGIYLPNGLYYETRFTEKNWDHSLLFNINKDLNDNFNLSFDSGFNARRNTSTSTSVRYDKQLIYGKFFANNFEDKNATGLAKSQENVFGIYGSATLGYNDYLYLNLAGRNDWASTHESGNNSLFYPSASVSFIPTSAFPNLQGSALSYLKLRFGYGSSANFANPYVTRDRLGVAAKAWLDANGNPVNINGSPVNIDDSGINRLGNPNLKPELVSELEFGIELRALNNKLGFEGSIYKKEATDQILDQRLDPASGYSVTAVNAGTLETKGIEIGINATPYENDNFRWDFTLNYDAYESTVTELPGGEDAALFLSGPYSNLGNFAIQGQPYNIMQGTVLQRDENGNPIVGSDGLYLTEDEIGIIGDPNPDWHSTFINRLSYKGFTFSVQWDYTHGGDMYSATANTLTIRGLAGETGFDRSIPLIAQGVLQDGTPNNIQISANDQYWENYGNTEFKVYDATNLRLREVSLSYKLPQKILENTPFGELTISAIGNNLWFKAFNFPDSINFDPSVSSEGVGNSRGFELLTGPTAKRYGISLRASF, from the coding sequence GGTACCCAGACAGATTTTGACGGGAACTACTCTATCACTGCGAGTGTAGGTCAAACACTGATCTTTTCCTATGTTGGACAAGTGACAGAAGAAAGAACAGTAGGCTCATCAAATGTAATCAATATTCAACTTCTAGAAGATGCACAAGCTCTTGAAGAAGTAGTTGTCACCGCACAAGGGATAAGAAGAGAGAAAAAAGCCCTAGGGTATGCCGTATCTACTCTTCAAGGAGAAGACATTTCAGAACGTCCCGAAACTGATGTAGCACGGGCTTTATCAGGCCAAGTAGCTGGAGTGAATATTTTAGGAGGCAGTGGAATGGTTGGTAGTGGAACAAACATCACCATCAGGGGGTTTTCTACGATGACTGGAGATAATCAACCCTTAATCATTGTTGATGGAGTTCCATTCTCTAACTCAACGAATGAAACAAGTACATTTTCCACAAGTGAATCAGGAAACAATTCAGCAAGCAGATTATTGGATTTAGACCCAAACAATATTGCAGACTTAAGTGTCCTTAAGGGTCTTAGTGCCACTACTTTATATGGTGAGCAAGGAAGAAATGGTGTGATTCTAATTACTACTAAAAGTGGATCAGGGAAAGCATCGTCCAACAAATTAGAAATTACAGTAAATTCTTCTTATTATGTGGAAAAAATTTCTTCAACTCCTGATTACCAAGATCGATATGGTGGGGGATGGCAAAATAGTAGAGGTAAAGCATTTAGTAACTGGGGCTCAGAATTCACCACACCTTACGAACAAATTGAGCACATATACTCGGGGAATTCATATAGTTCAGTACAACAAGGAGGAGGGTCTTTTGATGCATCTTTTCCAGAGTTTGCAGGAAATACTACATATCAATATAAACCATATAATAGTGTTGATAACTTTTTTGAAACTGGTTATACAGCTATAAACAATATTAATGTTTCAAAATCCAGTGAATCTACAAATATTAGTTTAAGTTATACTAATAGTGATCAAAAAGGATTTACGCCCAATAATACATTGAGAAGAGATAATTTCAATATTGGTGGTTTTGCTCAATTAACTAACAACTTTTCTTTTAGAGGAACCGTTACATATAGTAGTACTAATAAGAAAAGTCCTCCTAACGCAGCTAGTACAGGAGCTAGTAATTTAAGTGCTGGGGGGTCAGGAATCTTTGCGAATGTTTTATACACCCCCCGCTCGGTTGATTTAATGGGTCTTCCCTGGGAAGATGAACAACACAGGAGCGTATATTATCGAACTGAAAACAGTATTCAAAATCCCAGATGGACCGCTCAAAATGAGATTGATCAAGAAGTTACAGATAGAACTTTCTTATCTATGGCAGCAACCTACAATTTCAACGAATGGATTTCTGCTACATGGAGAACAGGTTTAGATAGTTATAACGAAACTGCTTCCTTTAGAGTAAATAAAGGAGGAATCTATCTACCTAACGGGCTATATTACGAAACTAGATTTACAGAAAAAAATTGGGATCATTCTTTACTATTCAATATAAATAAAGATTTAAATGATAATTTTAATTTAAGTTTTGATTCAGGTTTTAATGCAAGAAGAAATACTTCAACATCTACAAGTGTAAGATATGACAAGCAACTTATATATGGAAAATTTTTCGCAAACAACTTTGAAGACAAAAATGCAACAGGTTTGGCAAAATCACAAGAAAACGTTTTTGGAATATATGGTTCAGCCACATTAGGGTATAACGACTACTTATACTTGAACTTAGCAGGGAGAAATGACTGGGCCTCTACTCATGAATCTGGTAATAATTCTTTATTTTATCCTAGTGCCAGTGTTTCGTTTATTCCAACTTCCGCTTTTCCAAATCTCCAAGGAAGTGCACTTAGTTATTTAAAACTTAGATTTGGCTATGGTAGTTCAGCAAACTTTGCTAACCCTTATGTAACAAGAGATCGTTTAGGAGTAGCTGCTAAAGCATGGCTAGATGCCAATGGAAATCCTGTTAATATTAATGGCAGCCCTGTTAATATTGATGACAGCGGTATTAATCGTCTTGGAAATCCAAACTTAAAACCAGAATTAGTATCTGAGTTAGAATTTGGAATTGAATTGAGAGCATTAAACAATAAGTTAGGATTTGAAGGGAGTATCTATAAAAAAGAAGCTACCGATCAAATTTTAGATCAACGTTTAGATCCTGCAAGTGGTTATAGTGTGACAGCAGTTAATGCAGGTACGTTGGAAACAAAAGGTATAGAAATCGGTATTAATGCAACTCCTTATGAAAATGATAACTTTCGTTGGGATTTTACATTAAATTATGATGCTTATGAAAGTACCGTAACCGAATTACCCGGAGGAGAAGATGCTGCTCTATTTTTATCTGGCCCATATTCAAATTTAGGTAACTTTGCCATTCAAGGTCAGCCCTATAATATAATGCAAGGAACAGTTCTACAAAGAGATGAGAACGGAAACCCAATTGTTGGCTCTGATGGTCTTTACTTAACGGAAGACGAAATAGGAATTATTGGAGATCCAAATCCAGATTGGCATTCTACTTTCATTAACCGATTATCTTATAAAGGGTTCACCTTTTCTGTGCAATGGGATTATACTCATGGAGGAGACATGTATTCTGCCACAGCTAACACATTAACAATTCGTGGTTTAGCTGGAGAAACCGGTTTTGACCGATCTATACCACTTATTGCTCAAGGAGTTTTACAAGATGGAACACCAAACAATATTCAAATTTCTGCTAATGATCAATATTGGGAAAATTATGGAAATACTGAATTTAAAGTGTACGACGCAACAAATTTGAGATTAAGAGAAGTTTCATTGTCTTACAAACTTCCCCAAAAAATACTTGAAAACACCCCTTTTGGAGAATTAACAATTTCTGCCATTGGAAATAATCTGTGGTTCAAAGCATTTAATTTCCCAGACTCTATAAATTTTGATCCTTCCGTAAGTAGTGAAGGGGTTGGGAACTCTAGAGGGTTTGAATTGCTGACAGGACCAACAGCCAAACGATACGGCATATCTCTTAGAGCTTCATTTTAA